A window of the Bacillus andreraoultii genome harbors these coding sequences:
- a CDS encoding YwhD family protein → MEEKKEKKTVQFNIIKNDPTDGHKGFGTGVLNLENVTPVFIDINEKTAFVDVGAMHAKSKVEKGLKFVPNKEEVPNGKPYWLVWVTIERNEDGPFYYGVTACELIADRAARRGYKSLPEHVNRMDKSMKGHFIVDHMDESSKKVLAEFLKEQEGGIWERSSEQLKRDLGCIE, encoded by the coding sequence ATGGAAGAAAAAAAAGAAAAAAAGACAGTCCAATTTAATATTATAAAAAATGACCCGACTGATGGACATAAGGGATTTGGTACAGGTGTATTAAATTTAGAAAATGTCACACCCGTTTTTATCGACATTAACGAAAAAACAGCATTTGTTGATGTTGGTGCCATGCATGCGAAAAGTAAAGTAGAAAAGGGACTTAAGTTCGTGCCAAATAAAGAAGAAGTTCCAAATGGGAAACCGTACTGGCTCGTGTGGGTAACAATTGAACGGAATGAAGACGGTCCATTTTATTATGGAGTAACTGCTTGTGAATTAATTGCAGATCGGGCAGCTCGTCGGGGTTATAAATCATTGCCGGAACACGTTAATCGCATGGATAAATCGATGAAAGGACATTTCATTGTTGACCATATGGATGAATCTTCAAAAAAGGTCTTGGCTGAGTTTTTAAAGGAACAAGAAGGTGGAATATGGGAAAGATCAAGTGAACAATTAAAGCGTGATCTTGGATGTATTGAATAA
- a CDS encoding transglycosylase domain-containing protein encodes MELKVNPYFRKTLKYVHLLIIIISCIIIIGFVSIFTTYTVARLAGPPPFDIPQSTLYLADDGSVIGETHNGQKRYWVRLDDISPYLIDATLAIEDQRFYSHIGFDPKRMAGALVADVKAMAKVQGASTISQQYARNLFLSHEKTWTRKIKEAFYTIRLEANYSKKEILEGYLNTIYYGHGTYGIEAASKYYFNKSAKDLSLSEAALLAGIPKGPNHFSPFVSYEKAKNRQEVILNEMQKQWFITHEQFVTAKKDKIQLAYKKDTNQERIAPYFQDVVLQQLKTKIGLDERTVELGGLRIYTTLSPKLQKIAEKQVEKVIPENSMIQTAAVVMDPKTGYVRALIGGRDYKESSYNRAVQAMRQPGSTLKPILYYAAIEKGFTPVSTFRSEHTTFTFDDGHETYSPSNFNHKYANDDITLVQALALSDNVYAVKTHLFLGMDTLIETAKKFGIHSEMADVPSLALGTSNVRLIEMANAYSLFANGGRAVEPIFITKVVDHEGNIIYENKRKPEQSLDPDATFVMTHMLTGIFDERLNGYTKVTGQNIIPKISRIYAGKSGSTNTDNWMIGFTPSLVTAVWTGYDKGKPITRTDEKQYSKNLWVQIMEESLKGEPAQTFKPTKGVVGVPIHPETGLLATKDCPVSRYTYFIKGTEPTEYCTKPDKPIKEHRKKDEAKQDKPWYKKWFKWIN; translated from the coding sequence ATGGAACTTAAAGTTAACCCATACTTTAGAAAAACACTTAAATATGTTCATCTTTTAATCATCATCATCTCGTGTATAATCATCATTGGGTTTGTATCTATTTTCACAACATATACGGTTGCGCGTCTTGCAGGACCTCCCCCGTTTGATATTCCTCAATCTACTTTATATTTAGCAGATGATGGATCTGTAATCGGTGAAACACATAATGGACAGAAGCGGTATTGGGTGCGGCTTGATGATATTTCACCTTATTTAATCGATGCAACACTCGCTATTGAAGACCAACGTTTCTATTCCCATATTGGCTTTGATCCAAAACGAATGGCTGGCGCTTTAGTCGCTGATGTAAAAGCGATGGCCAAAGTTCAAGGGGCGAGCACGATTTCCCAACAATATGCCCGTAATTTATTTTTAAGTCACGAGAAAACTTGGACAAGGAAAATAAAGGAAGCTTTTTATACCATTCGTTTAGAGGCAAACTATTCTAAAAAAGAAATTTTAGAAGGATATTTAAATACAATTTATTATGGACACGGGACATATGGAATTGAGGCGGCCAGTAAATATTATTTTAATAAAAGTGCAAAAGATTTAAGTTTAAGTGAAGCCGCCCTTTTGGCAGGAATACCAAAGGGGCCAAATCATTTTTCACCTTTTGTATCTTATGAAAAGGCGAAAAATCGTCAAGAAGTCATTTTAAATGAAATGCAAAAGCAATGGTTCATTACCCACGAACAATTTGTTACAGCGAAGAAAGATAAAATTCAACTTGCTTACAAGAAGGATACAAACCAAGAGCGTATTGCTCCCTATTTTCAAGATGTTGTTCTTCAACAATTAAAAACAAAAATTGGTCTTGATGAAAGAACAGTCGAACTCGGTGGATTACGAATTTATACCACATTGAGCCCGAAACTACAAAAAATTGCTGAAAAACAAGTAGAGAAAGTCATTCCGGAAAATTCAATGATTCAAACGGCTGCTGTAGTTATGGATCCAAAAACCGGTTATGTAAGAGCACTTATTGGCGGTCGTGATTATAAAGAATCTAGTTATAACCGAGCAGTTCAGGCAATGAGACAGCCTGGTTCAACATTGAAACCGATTCTCTATTATGCGGCTATAGAGAAAGGATTTACACCTGTCTCTACTTTTCGAAGTGAGCATACGACATTTACTTTTGATGATGGCCATGAAACATACTCACCAAGTAACTTTAATCATAAATACGCAAATGATGATATTACATTAGTACAAGCTCTCGCCTTATCAGACAATGTATATGCTGTGAAAACCCATCTCTTTCTTGGAATGGATACTCTGATTGAGACTGCAAAAAAATTTGGAATTCACTCTGAAATGGCGGATGTTCCATCATTAGCATTAGGAACATCCAATGTACGACTAATTGAAATGGCAAATGCCTATAGTCTATTTGCAAATGGTGGAAGAGCAGTAGAACCGATTTTTATTACAAAAGTAGTTGATCATGAAGGTAATATTATTTATGAAAATAAAAGAAAACCCGAGCAGTCACTTGACCCTGATGCAACATTTGTAATGACACATATGTTAACAGGTATATTTGATGAACGTTTAAATGGGTATACAAAAGTGACAGGGCAAAATATCATACCGAAAATATCCCGCATTTATGCAGGGAAATCTGGGTCGACAAATACAGACAATTGGATGATTGGCTTTACACCGAGTTTAGTGACGGCTGTTTGGACAGGCTATGATAAGGGAAAACCAATTACTCGTACAGATGAAAAACAATATTCGAAAAATCTTTGGGTACAAATTATGGAGGAATCCTTAAAGGGTGAACCTGCCCAAACGTTTAAACCGACAAAAGGTGTCGTTGGAGTTCCTATTCATCCAGAAACAGGCTTACTTGCAACAAAGGATTGTCCGGTTAGCAGGTACACATATTTTATTAAAGGAACGGAGCCAACAGAATATTGTACAAAACCAGACAAGCCTATAAAAGAACATCGTAAAAAGGACGAAGCAAAACAAGATAAACCGTGGTACAAAAAGTGGTTTAAGTGGATTAATTAA
- a CDS encoding DUF1934 domain-containing protein, producing MKTAGTPVKINLQTKIDRDGQKEDFELIVFGQFYIKNQSSYLIFDEIWEKGKVHTIVKHIVQQDGTNSEVQVLRRGAMNMRLFFKENELMSGTYKTDVGTFTVETSTVEMDYHWNEEKKSGEMKVNYHFFIEQIEVGTYELKFTFEAVSEN from the coding sequence TTGAAAACAGCTGGAACACCAGTAAAAATAAACTTACAAACGAAAATTGACCGTGATGGACAAAAAGAAGACTTTGAACTGATTGTTTTTGGACAATTTTATATAAAAAATCAAAGCTCATATCTTATTTTTGATGAAATATGGGAGAAAGGGAAGGTCCATACGATTGTAAAGCATATTGTACAGCAAGACGGAACAAACTCTGAGGTTCAAGTTTTACGTCGGGGGGCAATGAATATGCGTCTCTTTTTTAAAGAAAATGAGCTTATGAGTGGAACATATAAAACGGATGTCGGAACATTTACAGTAGAAACAAGTACGGTGGAAATGGATTACCATTGGAATGAGGAAAAGAAATCTGGTGAAATGAAGGTGAATTATCACTTTTTTATTGAACAAATAGAAGTAGGTACATATGAATTGAAATTTACGTTTGAGGCAGTAAGTGAAAATTAA
- the cls gene encoding cardiolipin synthase codes for MKLFLWILFIFVIFICLLFLDFYFGRRQHLKEIDSFHFPIRYSNMEIFTNGTNLFQQTVRDIKGANHHIHILFYIFRDDPFGSLMLELLEKKRAEGVQVRLLIDWVGSLFFPRRRIKELRKRGIEISFCHVPSFPFLLYKLQSRNHRKIMVIDGKIGFLGGFNIGKEYVNRDEVLNPWRDCHVRFTGEGVQDLQKQFLTDWRKAGNHFIEHADYYPHLEKGDIKHQFFTYEGTGLEEDICHLLDSAKEQVIIGSPYFIPGKKAFLQLKQCIKRGVDVTIIVPGISDHPLIKEGSFRYLRKLLQLGCTVYHYQEGFYHAKVFIIDQDLCSIGTANFDKRSFYYNYEMNSIFYDKNITKQMLDIANRDIAKSSPVTLKKLYPKKVSAVVKEWIAFVISPLL; via the coding sequence TTGAAGTTATTTTTATGGATTTTATTCATTTTTGTCATTTTTATTTGTCTTCTCTTTCTCGACTTTTATTTTGGGCGTAGACAACATCTAAAAGAGATTGACTCTTTCCACTTTCCAATCCGTTATAGTAACATGGAGATTTTTACAAATGGAACGAATTTATTTCAGCAAACCGTTCGAGACATAAAAGGGGCGAACCACCATATTCATATTTTGTTTTACATATTTCGTGACGATCCTTTTGGCAGTCTTATGCTTGAGTTATTAGAAAAGAAAAGGGCAGAAGGGGTTCAAGTCCGATTATTAATTGACTGGGTCGGTAGTTTATTTTTCCCCCGTCGCCGAATAAAAGAGCTACGAAAAAGAGGAATTGAGATTTCATTTTGTCATGTACCAAGCTTTCCATTCCTTCTTTATAAGTTACAAAGTCGGAACCATAGAAAGATTATGGTTATTGATGGAAAAATCGGTTTTCTCGGCGGATTTAATATTGGCAAAGAGTATGTGAATCGTGATGAAGTTCTTAACCCTTGGCGAGATTGCCATGTTCGGTTTACAGGGGAAGGCGTTCAAGACTTACAAAAACAATTTTTAACAGATTGGAGGAAAGCCGGCAATCATTTTATTGAACACGCAGACTATTATCCACATTTAGAGAAAGGAGATATAAAGCACCAATTTTTCACATACGAAGGGACAGGTTTAGAAGAAGATATTTGTCATCTATTAGACTCTGCTAAGGAGCAAGTTATTATCGGGTCTCCATATTTCATTCCAGGAAAAAAGGCATTTCTCCAGCTAAAGCAATGTATCAAAAGAGGAGTAGACGTTACCATTATCGTTCCTGGAATCAGTGATCATCCTTTAATAAAAGAGGGATCCTTCCGCTATTTACGTAAACTTTTACAACTCGGCTGTACCGTCTACCACTATCAAGAAGGATTTTATCACGCAAAAGTTTTTATTATTGATCAAGACCTTTGCTCAATTGGAACGGCCAATTTTGATAAACGAAGCTTTTATTACAATTATGAAATGAATAGTATTTTTTACGATAAAAACATAACAAAGCAGATGCTTGATATTGCAAATAGAGATATTGCTAAATCTTCTCCTGTTACTCTAAAAAAACTCTATCCTAAAAAAGTTTCTGCCGTGGTTAAAGAATGGATTGCCTTTGTTATTTCACCACTTTTATAA